The nucleotide sequence ATGACCGATACCAATTCCGAAGCCCAGCGCGAACTCTGGAACCGGGTGCGCGCCCGCCTCAAAACGGCTGTCGGCGAAGATGTCTTTGCCTCCTGGTTTGCCCGGCTTGAGCTTGAAGAGCTCGTCGACGACCTGGTGCACCTGTCCGCCCCGACCCGCTTCCTCTGCTCCTGGGTCCAGTCCAATTACGCCGACCGCATCGTCGAGGCCTTCCGTCACGACGTTCCCGAAGCGGGCCGCCTGCAGGTCACCATGCGGGTCAATGGCCAGGCCCGCCCGCGCCTCTCGGTCGCTCCCGCGCCGGTCGCTGAAGCGCCAGTGGCCCAGATCGCCGGCCCCGCTTCCGCTGACACCGCACCCGCTGACAAGGCCGCAGCTGCTCCGGCAGCGCCGCGCATGAGCCGCGAGCCGGCCAAGGGCGACGCCCTTTCGGGTAGCGCTATCGATCCGCGCATGACCTTTGACAGCTTCGTTGCCGGCGATGCCAATGAAATGGCGCTGGGCGTGGCCAAGCAGATCGCCAATGCGGCGATCAACAACACGGTCACATTCAACCCGGTCTATATCCATTCGACCGTGGGCCTGGGCAAATCGCACCTGCTCAACGCCATTGCCCACGCTGTCAGCCAGGCCGATTCGACCAAGAACATCGTCTATCTGACCGCCGACCACTTCATGTACCATTTCATCACCGCCGTGCAGCGCCAGTCGGCGCTCGGCTTCAAGGAATGGCTGCGCAAGGTCGACCTGCTGCTGATCGACGACATGCAGTTCCTGCAGGGCAAGTCGGCCACTGAATTCGGTCACACGCTCGGTGCGCTTCTGACCGGCGCCAAGCAGATCGTGGTGGCCGGCGATGCGCCGCCGCGCGATCTCGAAATGCTCGATGAGCGCGTGCGCTCGCGCCTTTCGGGTGGCCTTGTCGTGCCGATCTCCAATTTCGACATCGACCTGCGTCGCGCCATCGTGCAGCGCCGGGCCGAACACGCCACGGCTCGCTTCGGCATGCACTTCCCGCTGCCGGTGCTCGACTATGTCGCCCGCGCCGTCACCAGCCACGGCCGCGACCTCGATGGCGCCGTAAACCGTCTCGTCGCTGCCAACCAGTTGACCGGTGAGCTGATCACCGTGCCGCTGGCCGAAAAGACGCTGGCCGACCTGATCCGCGCCCGCGACGCCAAGCGCGTCCGTATCGAGGACATCCTCAAAATTGTCTCTCGCCACTACAAGGTGCCGCGCAACGAACTGCTGTCCGCCCGCCGCTCGCGCGATGTGGTGCGTCCGCGCCAGATCGCCATGTATCTGGCCAAGGCGCTGACCAGCCGCTCGCTGCCCGAGATCGGTCGTCGCTTCGGCGGCCGCGATCACACCACCGTGCTGCACTCGGTGCGCAAGGTCGAACAGATGATCAAGGACGATCTCGAACTCGGCCAGGAAATCGAACTTCTGAAGCGCATGCTCGAGGAATAGGCGCGACATTTTTCCCGCACTATCGGTGCGAGAAAGCGCTGCCGCCGCTCTTTCGAGGCCCCAGCTTTTACAAGCCTCTGGCAGCCCCTCATTTTTATGATGAGGGGTTGCGCTCGTTTGGCCCCAAGGCGATGCTTCGCCTTAGCGCCCGGGGGAAATAAAGCTGGGCACTCTTTGGCAACGGCCATGTTTCGGCCCGAACAAGGCGGCACCAGCGGGGGATGAATCGCTTCTTATTTGCCGTCGCCCTGGTTTTTTCCCTTTCCGCTCCGGCCTTCGCCCAGCAGCTGACCCCCGATGCCTATCTCAAGCAGAGCCAGGCCATCGCCATTCGCGTGCAGCAGCAGCTGATCGACTGCTGGAATGTGCCGGAAGGCGCCGAGGGCCTCAGAATTGCGCTTGATGTCGGCTTTTTCGGTAATGGTCAGCTTGACGGAACGGCGGTTATTCCCGCTGAGAGCCTCAAGCAGGCCAGCAAATATCCGGTCCTCGCCGAAAGCGTCCTCAGGGCCGTATCCGACTGCACACCCTTCACCGGGCTCGAGGAACTTGGGGCCGGAACAATGGAGCGCTTCTCCATCACCGTCTATTTCCAGAGCTGATCCACAGTTTGGCGACCGGCAAATCCCCGCTGGCCTTGCCAATTCCTTATGAAACTGTAAACGTCCTGCCCCGGCCCTTCGCCGGTTTTGCTGTCGCCTATCGCCAGGAAAGTGCCGCTATGAAAGTCACGCTCGAACGCAATCACCTGCTCAAGTCGCTGAGCCATGTGCATCGGGTGGTGGAGCGCCGCAACACCTATCCGATCCTGGCCAACGTCCTGTTCAAGGCCAGTGAAGACCATATCGAGCTGCGCGCCACGGACCTCGACATCGAGGTCACCGAGAGCGTGCCGGCCATGGTCTCGACCCCCGGCACCACCACGGTACCGGCCCATACGCTTTATGAAATCGTGCGCAAGCTCGCCGACGGCGCCGAAGTCCGGCTCGAGACCGATGGCGGGGAGAACATGGTTCTCACCTCCGGCCGCTCGCGTTTCAATCTGGCCTGCCTGTCGCCCGAGAGCTTCCCCGATCTCAAGTCCGGCGCCTTTGCCCATGAGTTCGACATTGCCGCTGCATCGCTGCGCGAGCTCATCGAACGCACCCAGTTCGCGATCTCCAACGAAGAGACGCGCTACTATCTCAACGGCATCTATTTCCACGCCGTCGAGAATTCCCAGACCGGCTGGCTGTTCCGCGCCGTGGCCACCGATGGTCACCGCATGGCCCGTGCCGAGATCGCAGCCCCCGAGGGCGCCAGCGGCATGAGCGGCATTATCGTGCCGAAAAAGACCGTGGGCGAAGTTCTCAAACTGCTCGACGGCGTCGATGGTGACGTTCATGTCGAGGTTTCGGACACAAAGATCCGCTTCACCGTCGGCCCGGTCGTGCTGCTGTCCAAGCTCATCGAAGGCACGTTCCCCGATTACGACCGAGTGACGCCCAAGAACAACGACAAGCAGATGATCGTCGACAAGCAGGGCTTTGCCATTGCCGTCGACCGCGTCTCGACCATTGCCTCCGATCGCGGCGGCAAGGCGGTCAAGCTTGCCGCCCATGACGGCCTGCTCGAACTCTCGGTCACCAATCCTGACCATGGTACGGCAAGCGAAGAACTGGCGGTCGAATTCGAGATCGAGAATTTCGAAATCGGCTTCAACGCCCGCTATCTGCTCGACATCGTCAGCCAGATCCGCAGCGAAAGCGCGATCTTCCTGTTCAACGACGCCAACTCCCCGACCCTGGTCAAGGAAGAAGGCGACGCCAACGCCCTTTACGTCCTGATGCCGATGCGCGTGTGATCGGGGCGTGTCCAGCACTCACCTTGATATCCACCCCCCTCACCCGTCTCGCCCTTTGGGCGATCCACCCTCTCCCTCCAGGGGAGAGGGGCAGGCTGGCGATTGCCAAGAACGCGATACCCCCCTCTTCCCTTGAGGGAGAGGGTGCCCGAAGGGTCACCGAATTCGCTACCGAATTCGGTCGGGATGAGGGGTGTACTTCCTCTGGCGGTCCGGGCCGAGCGTTGGGTACCAGCAAATCATGATCCGCCACATCTCCCGCCTGCGGCTCACCGCCTTCCGCAATTACAGCGCTGCCGCACTCGACCTCGACGAGCGCCATCTGGTGCTCACCGGCCCAAATGGCTCGGGCAAGACCAATCTCCTCGAAGCAATTTCTGTTCTGTCGCCGGGGCGCGGGTTGCGCGGGGCGAGTTTTGAGACCCTGCAGGCGCAGGGCTCTGACATGGGCTGGGCAGTAGCCGCAACCATTGAGACCGACAATGGCCCCGCCGATATCGGCACCGGCGCCCTGCCCGAGGGCGGTCGGCGCGTGCGCATCAATGGCGCCAATGCCCGCTCCATCGAGGCGATGAGCGACTATATGCGCGTGCTCTGGCTGACGCCGGCGATGGACGGGCTCTTCTCCGGCCCGGCAGGCGAGCGCCGCCGCTTCCTCGATCGGTTGGTGACGACGCTCATTCCCTCGCACTCCTCCTCGGTCGCCGATTTCGAAAAGGCCATGCGCCAGCGCAACAAGCTGCTCGAAGAGGGCGGCGACGCCCATTGGCTGGGCGCCATTGAGGCGCAGATGGCCGAACTGGGCGCCTCCATCCACCTGGCGCGTACCGACAGCCTCAGCCATCTCCAGAGCCTGATCACCGACAGCCTTGAGGACGCCAGCTTTCCGGCCGCGCTCCTTGCCCTGACGCCGCTGTTCGAGACCGGAGCAGAACCGGCCACATCGGCAGCGCTCGAGGCCGAGCTGGCGCAGCGCTGGCATGCGTTGCGCGGCCTTGATCGGGCTGCCGGGCGCACCACATTAGGGCCACACCGCGTCGATCTCGAAGTGGTGCACGCCCAGAAGGCCATGCCGGCTGCCCTGGGCTCCACGGGCGAACAAAAGGCCCTCCTCATCGGACTGATCCTTGCCCATGCGCGGCTGGTGCGCCTGCGGACCGGGATCGTGCCCTTCCTGCTGCTCGATGAGATCGCCGCCCATCTCGATCCCGAACGCCGCCGGGCGCTGTTTGCGGCCCTCGACGGGCTGGGCACGCAGTGTTTCCTCACCGGCACCGACCCGCTGCTGTTCGAGGCTTTGGAAGACCGGGCACAACGCATCACGGTGCGCGACGGACGCTTGACGCACGAGTAATTTTTACTCTTGCCAGCCTCTGGCGCCCCGTTACGGACCAGAGCAA is from Devosia sp. SD17-2 and encodes:
- the dnaA gene encoding chromosomal replication initiator protein DnaA → MTDTNSEAQRELWNRVRARLKTAVGEDVFASWFARLELEELVDDLVHLSAPTRFLCSWVQSNYADRIVEAFRHDVPEAGRLQVTMRVNGQARPRLSVAPAPVAEAPVAQIAGPASADTAPADKAAAAPAAPRMSREPAKGDALSGSAIDPRMTFDSFVAGDANEMALGVAKQIANAAINNTVTFNPVYIHSTVGLGKSHLLNAIAHAVSQADSTKNIVYLTADHFMYHFITAVQRQSALGFKEWLRKVDLLLIDDMQFLQGKSATEFGHTLGALLTGAKQIVVAGDAPPRDLEMLDERVRSRLSGGLVVPISNFDIDLRRAIVQRRAEHATARFGMHFPLPVLDYVARAVTSHGRDLDGAVNRLVAANQLTGELITVPLAEKTLADLIRARDAKRVRIEDILKIVSRHYKVPRNELLSARRSRDVVRPRQIAMYLAKALTSRSLPEIGRRFGGRDHTTVLHSVRKVEQMIKDDLELGQEIELLKRMLEE
- the dnaN gene encoding DNA polymerase III subunit beta, whose protein sequence is MKVTLERNHLLKSLSHVHRVVERRNTYPILANVLFKASEDHIELRATDLDIEVTESVPAMVSTPGTTTVPAHTLYEIVRKLADGAEVRLETDGGENMVLTSGRSRFNLACLSPESFPDLKSGAFAHEFDIAAASLRELIERTQFAISNEETRYYLNGIYFHAVENSQTGWLFRAVATDGHRMARAEIAAPEGASGMSGIIVPKKTVGEVLKLLDGVDGDVHVEVSDTKIRFTVGPVVLLSKLIEGTFPDYDRVTPKNNDKQMIVDKQGFAIAVDRVSTIASDRGGKAVKLAAHDGLLELSVTNPDHGTASEELAVEFEIENFEIGFNARYLLDIVSQIRSESAIFLFNDANSPTLVKEEGDANALYVLMPMRV
- the recF gene encoding DNA replication/repair protein RecF — its product is MIRHISRLRLTAFRNYSAAALDLDERHLVLTGPNGSGKTNLLEAISVLSPGRGLRGASFETLQAQGSDMGWAVAATIETDNGPADIGTGALPEGGRRVRINGANARSIEAMSDYMRVLWLTPAMDGLFSGPAGERRRFLDRLVTTLIPSHSSSVADFEKAMRQRNKLLEEGGDAHWLGAIEAQMAELGASIHLARTDSLSHLQSLITDSLEDASFPAALLALTPLFETGAEPATSAALEAELAQRWHALRGLDRAAGRTTLGPHRVDLEVVHAQKAMPAALGSTGEQKALLIGLILAHARLVRLRTGIVPFLLLDEIAAHLDPERRRALFAALDGLGTQCFLTGTDPLLFEALEDRAQRITVRDGRLTHE